One genomic window of Vibrio mangrovi includes the following:
- the dnaE gene encoding DNA polymerase III subunit alpha, which translates to MSDPKFIHLRIHSDFSMVDGLSKVPPLVKKVAEMGMPAMALTDFTNLCGLVKFYSTAHNCGVKPIIGADFAMRSEEFGDELTRLTLLAADNVGYNNLTLLISRAYLRGHIQHRPVIDREWLEEHAAGLIVLSGGKNGDIGQALLKGNQKLVEQCVHFYQTNFPDRFYLELTRTGRLDEETYLHFAVELAEKSGLPVVATNDVVLLSRDLFEAHEIRVAIHDGYTMDDPRRPKHYSEQQYLRSEGEMCELFQDIPEALENTVEIAKRCNVTVRLGEYFLPNFPTEGMNIDDFLVKKSQEGLEERLEFLFPDPEVRQQKRPEYDERLQIELDVINQMGFPGYFLIVMEFIQWSKDNDIPVGPGRGSGAGSLVAYALKITDLDPLEYDLLFERFLNPERISMPDFDVDFCMDKRDRVIDHVAEMYGRDAVSQIITFGTMAAKAVIRDVGRVLGHPFGFVDRISKLVPPDPGMTLEKAFKAEPALQDLYDSDEEVKELIDKCRILEGCTRNAGKHAGGVVISPTTITDFAPIYCDPEGNYPVTQFDKNDVETAGLVKFDFLGLRTLTIIDWALGLINPRLEKLGEPPVRIEAIPLADPPSFKNLQNSETTAVFQLESRGMKELIKRLQPDCFEDIIALVALFRPGPLQSGMVDNFIDRKHGREPISYPDEKWQHESLKEILDPTYGIILYQEQVMQIAQVLAGYTLGGADMLRRAMGKKKPEEMAKQRAVFEEGAINNGVDGELAMKIFDLVEKFAGYGFNKSHSAAYALVSYQTLWLKTHYPAEFMAAVMTADMDNTEKVVGLVDECIRMNLKVLPPDINSGLYRFNVDDQGAIVYGIGAIKGVGEGPIDAILEARNSGGHFKDLFDFCARIDLKRVNKRVIEKLIYAGALDRLGPHRAAMMASLDDAVKAASQHRQAESFGQTDMFGVLTDAPEAVEQRYTQAPPWPEKVWLEGERDTLGLYLTGHPVNAYIKELNHYTDCRLKDVTPTRRDQSLKVAGLVIAARVMTTKRGTRIGILTLDDRSGRLEAMLFSDALEQYAELLEKDKILVLNGQVSFDDFSGGLKMTVREVMDLDSAREKYAKSLSLSMTQAQIDEPFFERFSRILEPHRAGSVPIHIYYQRVDARAKLTLGTEWRVTPNDTLLDELKELLGPGQVELEFN; encoded by the coding sequence ATGTCTGACCCTAAATTTATCCATCTCAGAATTCATAGTGACTTTTCTATGGTTGATGGCCTCTCGAAAGTACCTCCTTTGGTGAAGAAGGTTGCCGAGATGGGAATGCCGGCGATGGCGTTAACCGACTTTACCAACTTGTGCGGATTGGTGAAGTTTTACAGTACGGCTCATAATTGCGGGGTGAAGCCGATTATCGGTGCTGATTTCGCTATGCGCTCGGAAGAGTTTGGTGATGAACTGACCCGCCTTACTTTACTGGCTGCCGATAATGTTGGTTATAACAATCTGACTTTACTCATTTCTCGGGCTTATCTCCGGGGACATATTCAGCACCGGCCTGTGATTGACAGGGAATGGCTGGAAGAACATGCAGCAGGCCTGATCGTCCTGTCTGGCGGAAAAAACGGTGATATCGGACAAGCCTTGCTGAAAGGGAACCAGAAACTGGTTGAGCAATGCGTGCATTTTTATCAGACAAACTTTCCTGATCGTTTTTATCTTGAGCTGACCCGCACAGGGCGACTGGACGAAGAAACCTATTTGCACTTTGCCGTTGAGTTGGCGGAAAAAAGTGGTTTGCCTGTGGTGGCAACAAACGATGTTGTACTCCTGAGCCGGGATTTATTTGAAGCGCACGAAATACGGGTTGCAATTCATGATGGCTATACAATGGACGATCCGCGCAGACCGAAACACTACAGTGAGCAGCAATATCTTCGTAGTGAAGGTGAGATGTGCGAGCTCTTTCAGGATATTCCTGAAGCGCTGGAGAATACGGTAGAAATAGCCAAACGCTGTAATGTAACTGTTCGGCTGGGAGAGTATTTTCTACCAAATTTCCCGACTGAAGGGATGAATATCGATGACTTTTTAGTGAAAAAGTCCCAGGAAGGTCTGGAAGAACGTCTGGAATTCCTGTTTCCTGATCCGGAAGTCAGACAGCAAAAGCGTCCTGAATACGACGAGCGCTTGCAGATTGAACTGGACGTGATCAACCAGATGGGATTCCCCGGTTACTTCCTGATCGTAATGGAGTTCATTCAGTGGTCGAAGGATAATGATATTCCTGTTGGTCCCGGCAGGGGTTCCGGTGCCGGGTCGCTGGTCGCTTATGCGCTGAAAATTACGGATCTGGATCCGTTGGAATATGATCTGCTGTTCGAACGTTTCCTGAACCCGGAGCGGATATCGATGCCCGATTTTGACGTCGATTTTTGTATGGATAAGCGGGACCGGGTCATTGACCACGTTGCTGAAATGTATGGCAGGGATGCGGTTTCTCAGATTATCACCTTTGGTACGATGGCTGCCAAAGCGGTTATTCGCGATGTGGGGCGGGTTTTAGGACATCCGTTTGGGTTTGTTGATCGAATTTCTAAACTCGTCCCTCCTGATCCGGGAATGACGCTGGAGAAAGCATTTAAAGCAGAACCGGCTTTGCAGGATCTTTATGATTCCGACGAGGAAGTGAAAGAACTGATCGATAAATGCCGGATTCTGGAAGGATGCACCCGAAATGCCGGTAAACATGCCGGTGGTGTGGTTATTTCCCCGACAACGATCACTGATTTTGCCCCGATTTACTGCGATCCGGAAGGAAATTATCCGGTTACCCAGTTTGATAAGAACGATGTTGAAACTGCCGGGCTGGTGAAGTTTGACTTTCTGGGGTTAAGAACGCTTACCATTATTGACTGGGCGCTTGGCCTGATTAATCCGAGACTGGAGAAACTTGGTGAGCCTCCGGTTCGTATCGAAGCGATTCCTCTTGCTGATCCTCCATCATTCAAAAATCTGCAAAACTCTGAAACAACAGCGGTGTTCCAGCTGGAATCCCGTGGTATGAAGGAGCTGATTAAGCGGCTTCAACCCGACTGTTTCGAAGATATTATCGCTCTGGTAGCTCTGTTCCGCCCCGGCCCGCTACAGTCCGGCATGGTTGACAACTTTATTGACCGGAAACACGGACGAGAGCCTATCTCTTATCCTGATGAAAAATGGCAACATGAGTCGCTCAAAGAGATTCTGGATCCGACATACGGCATCATCCTCTATCAGGAACAGGTCATGCAGATTGCTCAGGTGCTTGCCGGATATACGCTGGGCGGTGCCGACATGTTGCGTCGGGCGATGGGTAAGAAAAAACCGGAGGAAATGGCCAAGCAGCGGGCTGTATTCGAAGAAGGGGCGATAAATAACGGCGTTGATGGCGAACTTGCGATGAAAATCTTTGACTTGGTGGAGAAATTCGCCGGTTATGGATTTAACAAGTCGCATTCGGCAGCTTATGCGCTAGTATCATATCAGACGCTTTGGCTGAAAACGCATTATCCGGCGGAATTTATGGCGGCTGTAATGACCGCGGATATGGATAATACGGAAAAAGTTGTTGGTCTGGTTGATGAATGTATCCGGATGAACCTGAAAGTGTTACCTCCGGATATCAATTCGGGACTTTATCGGTTTAACGTCGATGATCAGGGTGCCATCGTTTATGGTATCGGTGCGATCAAAGGTGTTGGTGAGGGGCCGATTGACGCGATTCTGGAAGCCAGGAACTCCGGAGGTCATTTCAAGGATCTATTTGATTTTTGTGCCCGGATTGATTTAAAACGCGTTAATAAACGTGTGATTGAAAAACTGATTTATGCCGGAGCGCTTGATCGTCTGGGGCCACATCGTGCAGCAATGATGGCTTCTCTCGATGATGCTGTTAAGGCGGCGAGCCAACACCGTCAGGCTGAGTCATTTGGTCAGACCGACATGTTTGGTGTGTTGACCGATGCACCTGAAGCGGTGGAACAGAGATATACACAAGCACCACCATGGCCGGAAAAAGTCTGGCTGGAAGGTGAGAGAGATACGCTGGGTCTTTATTTAACCGGGCATCCGGTGAATGCGTACATCAAGGAACTCAATCACTATACGGACTGTCGATTAAAAGATGTGACGCCAACAAGACGCGATCAGTCACTAAAAGTCGCAGGATTGGTGATTGCTGCGCGGGTCATGACAACGAAGAGAGGAACCCGGATTGGTATCCTGACTCTGGACGACCGATCCGGCAGACTGGAAGCGATGTTGTTCTCCGATGCGCTGGAACAGTATGCAGAATTGCTTGAAAAAGATAAAATTTTGGTCCTAAACGGACAGGTCAGCTTTGATGACTTCAGTGGTGGCCTTAAAATGACTGTTCGCGAAGTGATGGATTTAGATTCAGCACGGGAAAAGTATGCAAAGAGTTTATCTTTATCGATGACTCAAGCACAAATTGATGAACCGTTTTTTGAGCGTTTCAGTCGGATTCTGGAACCTCACAGAGCCGGTAGTGTACCGATTCACATATATTACCAACGGGTTGATGCCAGAGCGAAGTTGACCCTGGGGACAGAATGGCGAGTGACGCCGAACGATACACTACTGGATGAATTGAAAGAATTGCTTGGCCCCGGCCAGGTTGAACTCGAATTTAACTAA
- the accA gene encoding acetyl-CoA carboxylase carboxyl transferase subunit alpha — MSLNFLEFEKPIAELEAKIEALRDVSRHGDNTSVDLDKEIEQLEKKSLELKKKIFSDLGAWQVAQLARHPLRPYTLDYIKHVFTDFDELAGDRAYADDKAIVGGMARLDGQPVMIIGHQKGRETREKVKRNFGMPKPEGYRKALRLMRMAERFNMPIITFIDTAGAYPGVGAEERGQSEAIATNLKVMSGLKVPVICNVIGEGGSGGALAIGVGDYVNMLQYSTYAVISPEGCASILWRDSDKAPQAAEAMGLTAPRLKELGLIDEVIEEPLGGAHSHHQQMAQRMKATLQRQLQELHKFDQDVLLDRRFQRLMSYGYC; from the coding sequence ATGAGCCTGAATTTTCTAGAATTTGAAAAACCAATTGCAGAACTTGAAGCGAAAATCGAAGCGTTGCGAGATGTATCCCGTCATGGTGATAACACCTCGGTTGATCTGGATAAAGAGATTGAACAGTTAGAAAAGAAAAGTCTGGAACTGAAGAAAAAAATCTTTAGCGATTTAGGGGCATGGCAGGTTGCCCAGCTTGCCCGTCACCCTTTGCGCCCTTATACGCTGGATTATATCAAACATGTTTTTACTGATTTTGATGAACTGGCTGGCGATCGCGCTTATGCTGACGACAAAGCGATTGTTGGCGGTATGGCACGCCTTGACGGTCAGCCTGTGATGATTATCGGTCATCAGAAAGGTCGTGAAACCCGGGAGAAAGTGAAGCGTAATTTTGGGATGCCAAAACCGGAAGGTTACCGTAAGGCGTTACGTCTGATGAGAATGGCTGAGCGCTTTAATATGCCGATCATCACTTTTATCGATACTGCCGGCGCATATCCTGGGGTCGGTGCTGAAGAACGCGGACAATCTGAAGCGATTGCAACGAATCTGAAAGTGATGTCAGGTCTGAAGGTTCCGGTGATCTGTAATGTGATTGGAGAAGGTGGTTCCGGTGGTGCTCTGGCTATCGGTGTCGGTGATTATGTGAATATGTTGCAGTATTCAACTTACGCTGTTATTTCTCCTGAAGGGTGTGCGTCGATTCTGTGGCGTGATTCCGATAAAGCACCTCAGGCTGCCGAAGCGATGGGGTTAACGGCTCCACGGTTGAAAGAGCTGGGTCTGATTGATGAAGTCATTGAAGAACCTCTGGGTGGAGCTCATAGTCATCATCAGCAAATGGCACAGAGAATGAAAGCGACGCTACAACGTCAGCTTCAGGAACTACATAAATTTGATCAGGATGTTTTGTTGGATCGTCGTTTCCAGCGTTTGATGAGTTACGGTTATTGCTAA
- the tilS gene encoding tRNA lysidine(34) synthetase TilS — MSTLYNNFSRFMAANVQSDSRCVLALSGGIDSRVLLHLFARYVRENGCPAVVVHVHHGLSPSADQWVDRCRQWCIEEALPFQVEYVVVDKTGESLEAAARRVRYQALQRYIGEGDRLLTGQHRDDQLETFLLALKRGSGPKGLSCMAESMPFGRGRLLRPLLTVSRADIEVYATSFQLTWVEDESNQDTRFDRNFIRHDVVPLLVSRWPDFPQAVQRSAELCASQEALLNELLQDLYLAALQTNHSLSVHHLLTCRESARAQILRMWLHQLGHPMPSRIQLSNIDHQVLQARADANPKLRFGEHEIRRFDGFLFCIPVYPDISDWQCQIKLNQSVELPDGLGTLTLTETSSDAGLNRQCLAEPLRITFNPEGLMASPLGRKGRHKLKKLFQEYRIPSWQRRRIPILMSGKHVVAVANLFVDKHFSGSDCDLIWDTMAEFMSESGQEHRK; from the coding sequence ATGTCGACGCTTTATAACAATTTCTCCCGGTTTATGGCTGCTAATGTGCAATCGGATTCCCGGTGTGTTTTAGCATTGAGCGGCGGTATTGATTCCCGTGTGTTGCTCCATCTGTTTGCCCGCTATGTCCGGGAAAACGGATGTCCGGCGGTGGTCGTTCATGTTCACCATGGATTGAGTCCGTCTGCTGATCAATGGGTCGATCGCTGCCGGCAATGGTGTATTGAAGAAGCCCTGCCTTTTCAGGTGGAATATGTTGTTGTCGATAAAACGGGTGAAAGTCTGGAAGCGGCTGCCCGCCGGGTCAGATATCAGGCATTACAGCGCTATATCGGAGAAGGTGACCGGCTTTTAACCGGACAGCACCGTGATGATCAACTGGAAACTTTTCTGCTGGCATTAAAGCGGGGAAGCGGGCCGAAAGGATTATCCTGTATGGCAGAGTCAATGCCATTTGGCCGGGGCCGGTTATTACGTCCGTTACTGACAGTTTCCAGAGCAGACATTGAAGTGTATGCGACATCGTTTCAGTTAACGTGGGTTGAAGATGAGAGTAATCAGGATACCCGCTTTGACCGGAATTTTATCCGTCATGATGTTGTCCCATTGCTCGTATCCCGATGGCCTGATTTTCCGCAGGCAGTACAACGCAGTGCAGAATTATGTGCCAGTCAGGAAGCCTTGCTGAATGAGTTACTTCAGGACCTTTATCTGGCAGCTTTACAAACTAACCACAGTTTATCTGTGCATCACCTGCTTACTTGTAGGGAATCTGCCCGGGCACAGATATTGAGAATGTGGCTTCATCAGCTTGGGCATCCGATGCCAAGCCGGATACAACTATCTAATATTGATCATCAGGTTTTGCAGGCCAGAGCGGATGCGAATCCAAAATTGCGTTTCGGAGAGCATGAAATCCGTCGTTTTGACGGGTTTCTGTTCTGTATCCCTGTTTATCCTGATATCAGTGACTGGCAATGCCAGATAAAATTAAATCAAAGTGTTGAACTTCCTGATGGTCTGGGCACACTAACATTAACGGAAACATCTTCAGATGCCGGTCTGAATAGACAATGTCTGGCTGAGCCTCTCCGGATTACTTTCAACCCTGAAGGGCTGATGGCATCCCCGTTAGGAAGGAAAGGGCGACATAAGTTGAAGAAACTGTTTCAGGAATACCGGATTCCTAGTTGGCAGCGGCGGCGAATTCCTATTCTGATGAGTGGAAAACATGTTGTAGCGGTCGCTAATTTGTTTGTTGATAAGCACTTTTCTGGTTCAGATTGTGATCTGATTTGGGACACAATGGCTGAGTTCATGTCAGAATCCGGGCAAGAGCATCGTAAATGA
- a CDS encoding c-type cytochrome, which translates to MMKKRFLLGLVTSLLSLSVFAGEGDIVAGKKKSMICAGCHGIDGIAQVPGFPSLRGKNEQYFINAMKAYQAQRRTGGSAAMMSAQANALSEQDIKDLAAYYANMK; encoded by the coding sequence ATGATGAAAAAACGATTTTTACTGGGGTTGGTCACCAGTCTGTTGTCATTATCGGTATTTGCCGGTGAAGGTGACATTGTCGCCGGAAAAAAGAAATCGATGATCTGTGCCGGTTGTCATGGTATTGATGGTATTGCGCAGGTTCCGGGTTTTCCTAGCTTGAGAGGGAAGAATGAGCAGTATTTCATCAATGCGATGAAAGCTTATCAGGCACAAAGAAGAACCGGAGGAAGTGCCGCGATGATGAGTGCTCAGGCCAATGCGCTGAGTGAGCAGGATATTAAGGATCTGGCAGCCTATTATGCCAATATGAAATAG
- the glnB gene encoding nitrogen regulatory protein P-II, whose translation MKKIEAIIKPFKLDDVREALADVGITGMTVSEVKGFGRQKGHTELYRGAEYMVDFLPKVKLEIVVSSDVVDQCVDAIIETAQTGKIGDGKIFITEVERVIRIRTGEEDEDAI comes from the coding sequence ATGAAAAAGATAGAAGCCATTATTAAACCATTTAAGCTCGATGATGTCCGTGAAGCTCTTGCTGATGTCGGGATCACCGGGATGACAGTTTCAGAAGTCAAAGGATTTGGTCGCCAGAAAGGTCATACTGAGCTATATCGCGGTGCTGAGTATATGGTGGATTTTTTGCCTAAAGTGAAACTGGAAATTGTCGTTTCCAGTGATGTTGTCGATCAGTGTGTTGATGCGATTATTGAAACGGCACAAACAGGTAAAATCGGTGACGGTAAAATCTTTATCACAGAAGTTGAGCGAGTCATTCGAATTCGTACCGGTGAAGAAGACGAAGATGCGATTTAA
- a CDS encoding endonuclease/exonuclease/phosphatase family protein, translating to MKRKLGITLFILLLLSGLGVTVAFDVPDSPQLMAFLSSEPSSSALRGHCYHNEKQIAPIDVQGQLNVLVWNIYKENRPDWKSALTQYSQHKQLILLQESSFGPELHQWLIQQKLSALQVHAFSVFEKSAGVMNISGRKPVSACAYTAEEPWIRLPKSALVAYYMLSQHQTLAVVNIHAINFSLGIEAFQKQLQQLASALSSHQGPILFAGDFNSWNESRIQLIHQLMASLSMQEVIYPKDLRKQFLSHPLDHVYYRGLILTQARVEQTTASDHNPIQVSFALPE from the coding sequence ATGAAAAGAAAACTGGGGATAACACTCTTCATACTATTGCTACTTTCCGGATTGGGTGTCACCGTCGCTTTTGATGTGCCAGACTCTCCTCAATTAATGGCATTTCTGTCGTCTGAGCCATCAAGTTCTGCTCTCAGGGGGCACTGTTACCACAATGAAAAACAGATTGCCCCGATCGATGTTCAGGGACAGTTGAATGTTCTGGTCTGGAATATCTACAAAGAAAATCGCCCCGACTGGAAATCGGCACTGACTCAATATAGTCAACACAAGCAACTGATTTTACTTCAGGAATCAAGTTTTGGCCCGGAGTTGCACCAGTGGCTGATACAGCAGAAGTTGTCCGCATTACAGGTTCATGCTTTTTCAGTCTTTGAAAAATCGGCTGGTGTGATGAACATATCCGGGCGAAAGCCTGTATCGGCCTGTGCTTACACGGCAGAAGAACCCTGGATTCGTTTACCTAAATCAGCTCTGGTTGCTTATTACATGCTGAGTCAGCATCAGACACTTGCTGTCGTGAATATACATGCGATCAATTTTTCACTTGGCATTGAAGCATTTCAAAAGCAGCTACAACAGCTTGCTTCTGCTCTGTCATCTCATCAGGGGCCGATATTGTTTGCCGGTGATTTCAACAGCTGGAATGAATCAAGAATCCAGTTGATTCATCAGTTGATGGCGTCTTTATCGATGCAGGAAGTCATTTACCCCAAAGATTTGCGTAAGCAGTTTCTTTCTCATCCGCTGGATCATGTTTATTATCGTGGCCTGATTTTGACTCAGGCCAGAGTGGAACAAACAACAGCTTCTGATCACAATCCTATACAGGTCTCTTTTGCTTTACCCGAATAG
- a CDS encoding LysM peptidoglycan-binding domain-containing protein, with amino-acid sequence MRIYVCWVFLLLFTGCQTTQPLGQATASEPERSQRPEHTEKVAATLSTSIQTAAAKQKEQVKTPTPQEQTDLWQRISMQFRLTVPNEKSVNRYRSWYLRHPGHLEIVAQRATPFLYLITEKIEQRHLPLELALLPVVESSFDAFAYSYGRAAGLWQFVPSTGKLYGLKQNFWYDGRRDVDAATDAALDYLTYLNKKFDGNWYHAIAAYNSGSGRVSSAIRKNKRKGLPTDFFSLDLPKETSSYVPKLLALADVIAHQQQYGIELPPIDNQPVLARVNPQKQLDLALAAKYANISVRELQSYNPAFNQWATSPNGPYQLLIPVNKVEIFEQSVEDDDGQGVKLVRYQVKSGDVLGKIAKKYNTTMKVIQTVNNLDGMLIRAGQYLMIPTSVKDEKAYTLSMRNRLAKIQSRVRGQYKMTHQVSSGESLWSIAQDYHVSHTSLAKWNGMSPRDPLRVGRKLVVWKDASDGAIIRTLLYKVRSGDTLSGIASKFRLKTSDIVKWNSLLKGEYLQPGQQLKLYVDVTKVSV; translated from the coding sequence ATGAGAATATATGTCTGTTGGGTGTTCCTGTTGCTGTTCACCGGATGTCAAACCACCCAACCGCTTGGTCAGGCAACGGCTTCTGAACCAGAACGCTCACAACGTCCGGAACACACAGAAAAAGTTGCCGCAACACTGTCAACTTCTATTCAAACAGCGGCAGCAAAACAAAAAGAACAAGTGAAGACACCCACGCCACAGGAACAAACCGATCTGTGGCAACGAATCAGTATGCAGTTTCGCCTGACGGTTCCGAATGAGAAATCAGTGAACCGTTATCGGTCCTGGTATCTCAGACATCCCGGTCATCTGGAGATTGTCGCACAAAGAGCGACGCCGTTTCTCTATCTGATTACTGAGAAAATTGAACAACGCCACTTACCTCTGGAACTGGCATTATTACCGGTCGTGGAAAGTTCTTTCGATGCTTTTGCCTACTCCTATGGCAGAGCTGCCGGTTTATGGCAGTTTGTACCTTCAACCGGAAAACTGTATGGATTGAAGCAGAATTTCTGGTATGACGGGCGTAGAGATGTTGATGCGGCAACAGATGCTGCACTGGATTATCTCACCTACCTGAATAAGAAATTTGACGGTAACTGGTATCACGCCATTGCCGCATATAATAGTGGCAGCGGACGTGTGTCATCTGCCATCAGAAAAAATAAGAGAAAAGGGCTTCCGACAGACTTTTTCTCTTTGGATCTCCCGAAGGAAACCAGCAGCTATGTACCAAAGCTTCTGGCTCTGGCTGATGTGATAGCCCATCAGCAACAATACGGCATTGAACTACCTCCGATTGACAATCAACCAGTACTGGCACGTGTCAATCCTCAAAAACAATTGGATCTGGCTCTGGCAGCGAAATATGCCAACATCAGTGTCAGAGAACTTCAGAGTTATAACCCGGCTTTCAACCAATGGGCAACATCACCTAATGGTCCTTATCAACTATTAATTCCTGTCAACAAAGTCGAGATATTTGAACAGTCTGTCGAAGATGATGATGGACAAGGCGTCAAACTGGTTCGTTATCAGGTCAAATCCGGAGATGTACTTGGCAAAATTGCCAAGAAATACAACACGACCATGAAAGTGATCCAAACCGTAAATAATCTGGATGGAATGCTGATCCGTGCCGGGCAGTATTTAATGATCCCGACATCAGTCAAAGATGAAAAAGCCTATACACTGAGTATGCGTAACCGACTGGCGAAAATTCAGTCCAGAGTCCGTGGACAATACAAAATGACCCATCAGGTCAGCTCAGGGGAAAGCTTGTGGAGTATTGCACAGGATTACCATGTGTCTCATACATCTCTGGCTAAATGGAATGGTATGAGCCCCAGAGATCCCCTCAGAGTCGGCCGGAAACTGGTTGTCTGGAAAGATGCCAGTGATGGTGCAATTATCCGGACTTTACTTTATAAGGTCCGAAGCGGTGATACGCTGAGTGGAATCGCCAGTAAGTTCAGACTCAAAACGTCCGATATCGTTAAATGGAACAGTCTGCTGAAGGGAGAATATCTCCAGCCGGGGCAGCAGTTGAAATTATATGTCGATGTCACGAAAGTCAGCGTCTGA
- the gloB gene encoding hydroxyacylglutathione hydrolase: MLNIKSIPAFRDNYIWLIQNRDQHCVIVDPGEAGVVIDYLESNHLTLDAILITHHHADHTGGISELVRHFPHINVVGPASEAIPGITHSVAGGDQIEIFGHTFRILDLKGHTLGHIGYLGESLVFCGDTLFSAGCGRLFEGTAEEMWHSLQKLSALPDDTKVYCAHEYTASNLAFALAVEPENPELQAYRDEVNRLRAHHQPTVPTTIGLEKKVNPFLRPDQAEIIKSVSDRTSDLDPLSVFTVLREWKNEF; this comes from the coding sequence ATGTTAAACATCAAAAGCATACCTGCATTTCGTGATAATTACATCTGGCTCATCCAAAATCGGGATCAGCACTGTGTGATTGTCGATCCCGGCGAGGCTGGCGTCGTCATCGATTATCTGGAATCCAATCATCTGACTCTGGATGCAATCCTGATTACTCATCATCATGCCGATCATACCGGTGGGATCAGCGAGCTTGTCCGGCACTTTCCGCACATCAATGTCGTTGGTCCGGCTAGTGAAGCGATTCCGGGTATTACTCATTCGGTTGCCGGTGGGGATCAGATTGAAATATTCGGTCATACGTTTCGCATCCTTGACTTAAAAGGCCATACATTGGGACATATCGGTTATCTGGGCGAATCACTGGTTTTCTGCGGTGATACGCTATTCTCCGCCGGATGCGGCCGTCTGTTTGAGGGAACAGCAGAAGAGATGTGGCATTCGCTACAGAAATTAAGCGCCCTGCCGGATGACACCAAGGTCTACTGTGCTCATGAATATACAGCCAGTAATCTTGCTTTCGCGTTGGCTGTCGAACCGGAAAACCCAGAGCTTCAGGCATACCGTGATGAAGTCAACCGACTGCGGGCACACCACCAGCCAACTGTACCCACAACGATTGGCTTAGAGAAAAAAGTGAATCCATTTTTGCGTCCGGATCAGGCCGAAATTATTAAATCTGTCTCAGATCGGACCTCAGACCTTGACCCGCTTTCCGTTTTTACGGTATTACGTGAGTGGAAAAATGAATTTTAA
- the rnhA gene encoding ribonuclease HI, with protein sequence MAKQVEIFTDGSCLGNPGPGGYGIVLRYKQIEKTLSQGFRLTTNNRMEMMAAVMALKSLKEPCHVILTTDSQYVRQGITQWIHNWKKKGWKTADKKPVKNADLWQALDEETRRHTIEWHWVKGHAGHRENEICDELARTAAESPTADDEGYQP encoded by the coding sequence ATGGCGAAACAGGTGGAAATTTTCACAGATGGTTCCTGTCTTGGCAATCCGGGACCAGGCGGATATGGCATTGTTCTGCGTTACAAGCAGATTGAGAAGACCTTATCTCAGGGTTTTCGGCTGACAACAAATAACCGGATGGAAATGATGGCAGCCGTCATGGCACTGAAAAGTCTCAAGGAGCCTTGCCATGTCATTCTGACAACAGATAGTCAGTATGTCCGGCAGGGAATAACCCAGTGGATTCATAACTGGAAAAAGAAAGGCTGGAAGACAGCGGATAAAAAACCGGTTAAAAATGCAGATCTATGGCAGGCACTGGATGAAGAAACCCGGCGCCATACTATTGAGTGGCACTGGGTCAAGGGTCACGCGGGTCATCGGGAGAATGAAATTTGCGATGAGCTGGCCCGGACGGCAGCTGAATCACCAACGGCAGATGATGAGGGCTACCAGCCATAA